In Porphyromonas cangingivalis, a genomic segment contains:
- a CDS encoding Crp/Fnr family transcriptional regulator yields MKQLEDITEFRSSPELVEKLYTHGILKVYKAGSVILNEHSHIRSIPIVIKGVMKVIRTEDDGREILLYYIKAGESCIMSFLGGLHNETSKVKVEIEDDAEILFLPINKVSLFMKEHPEWLNYIFRTYHKRFEELLETVNAIAFKKMDERLLDLIHKKAELIEGNTIQITHEQLATELGTARAVVSRLLKQLEESGAVRLGRNKITLM; encoded by the coding sequence ATGAAGCAGTTAGAAGACATAACCGAATTTCGCAGTTCGCCCGAACTCGTCGAAAAGCTCTACACCCACGGCATCCTCAAGGTATATAAGGCAGGTAGCGTGATCCTCAACGAGCACTCTCACATCCGCTCCATCCCCATCGTCATCAAAGGGGTGATGAAGGTCATACGCACCGAGGACGATGGGCGTGAGATCCTGCTCTATTACATCAAGGCAGGTGAGAGCTGTATCATGTCTTTCCTCGGGGGCTTGCACAACGAGACGAGCAAGGTGAAGGTCGAAATAGAGGATGATGCAGAGATCCTCTTCTTGCCCATCAACAAGGTCTCCCTCTTCATGAAAGAGCACCCCGAGTGGCTCAACTACATCTTCCGCACGTACCACAAGAGGTTCGAGGAGCTCCTTGAGACAGTCAATGCCATAGCTTTCAAGAAGATGGATGAGCGTCTGCTGGACCTTATCCACAAGAAAGCCGAACTCATCGAGGGCAATACCATACAGATCACACACGAACAGTTGGCGACCGAGCTGGGGACAGCCCGAGCCGTGGTGTCAAGACTGCTCAAACAACTCGAAGAGTCGGGAGCTGTCCGTCTGGGGCGCAACAAAATCACCCTTATGTGA
- a CDS encoding MBL fold metallo-hydrolase, translated as MKVEQIYTGCLAQGAYYITSMGEAAIIDPLREITPYVERLKRDGVRLKYILETHFHADFVSGHLDLSRATGAPIVYGPTAKPGFDAIVVEDGQILELGKAKIKVIHTPGHTMESSCFLLIDEDGRETALFSGDTLFLGDVGRPDLAQKAANLTQEELAGLLYDSLYEKILPLSDDIVVYPGHGAGSACGKNMMQETVDTLGNQKRVNYALKQPSKEAFIASVIDGLLPPPAYFGGNVAMNKQGYDSFEHVLERGQSALSADELEHIVEASDALVLDTRAPQVFAQGFIPRSINIGIDGDFAPWAGAMIVDVKQPLVLVTEPGREEEVITRLSRVGFDNVLGYLDGGFETWQASGKEVDHVERISAEELAGRFPLTDSIIVDVRKESEYAAEHVEEAYSRPLAYINDWIQDLPRDKHFYLHCAGGYRSMIAASILQARGYRNFTDVEGGFGAIAQTSIPKTDYVCQSKMSKQ; from the coding sequence ATGAAAGTAGAACAAATCTATACGGGCTGTCTTGCCCAAGGTGCATACTACATCACCTCCATGGGCGAAGCTGCCATCATCGATCCTCTTCGCGAGATCACACCATACGTCGAACGCCTCAAGCGTGACGGTGTCCGACTCAAATACATCTTGGAGACCCACTTCCACGCCGACTTCGTGAGCGGTCACCTCGACCTGAGCCGTGCCACCGGCGCACCCATCGTCTACGGGCCTACGGCCAAGCCGGGGTTCGATGCCATCGTGGTCGAAGATGGTCAGATACTGGAGCTTGGCAAGGCGAAGATCAAGGTCATCCACACTCCGGGACACACGATGGAGAGCTCCTGCTTCCTTCTCATCGACGAAGATGGTCGTGAGACGGCACTCTTCAGTGGCGACACCCTATTCTTGGGTGATGTGGGTCGCCCCGACTTGGCACAGAAGGCCGCAAACCTCACACAAGAAGAGCTTGCAGGTCTACTCTACGACAGTCTCTACGAAAAGATACTCCCACTCTCGGATGACATCGTCGTCTATCCGGGTCACGGTGCGGGTTCGGCTTGTGGCAAAAACATGATGCAGGAGACCGTGGATACCCTCGGCAACCAAAAGCGTGTCAACTATGCCCTCAAACAACCGAGCAAAGAAGCCTTCATCGCATCCGTGATCGACGGACTCCTCCCTCCTCCGGCTTACTTCGGTGGCAATGTGGCGATGAACAAGCAAGGCTACGACAGCTTCGAACACGTCTTGGAGCGTGGTCAGTCGGCACTCTCTGCGGATGAGCTCGAACACATAGTCGAAGCCTCCGATGCCCTTGTACTCGACACGAGAGCTCCTCAAGTCTTTGCACAAGGCTTCATCCCTCGCTCGATCAACATCGGCATCGACGGCGACTTCGCACCTTGGGCAGGAGCGATGATAGTGGATGTCAAGCAGCCCCTCGTCCTCGTGACCGAACCGGGTCGTGAAGAAGAGGTCATCACAAGGCTCAGCCGTGTGGGATTTGACAATGTCCTCGGCTACCTCGATGGAGGTTTCGAAACTTGGCAGGCTTCGGGCAAGGAGGTCGATCATGTCGAGCGCATCTCGGCAGAAGAGCTTGCAGGACGCTTCCCTCTCACAGACAGCATCATCGTGGACGTCCGCAAGGAGAGCGAGTATGCGGCAGAACACGTCGAAGAGGCTTACAGCCGTCCCCTCGCTTATATCAACGACTGGATACAGGATCTCCCTCGTGACAAGCACTTCTACCTCCACTGTGCCGGCGGTTACCGCAGTATGATAGCTGCGAGCATCCTCCAGGCAAGGGGATACCGCAACTTTACGGACGTCGAAGGGGGCTTCGGAGCCATCGCTCAGACGAGCATCCCCAAGACGGACTATGTGTGCCAGAGCAAGATGTCCAAACAATAA
- a CDS encoding META domain-containing protein — MKQIVSSILVAAAFILTACQPKEQKTTVAELEGSWQIVKVNDVMTPDTLLDESYISFDLTLQTISGKASCNLFNASFEKDEKEADKFSFAPIATTMMACPHLDFERQILDALQSSVQVARDGEGFVLLDENGNKSIFLKAMKATSADRQ, encoded by the coding sequence ATGAAACAAATTGTAAGCTCTATCCTCGTGGCGGCAGCATTCATCCTCACAGCCTGCCAGCCCAAAGAACAAAAGACCACAGTCGCAGAGCTCGAAGGCTCATGGCAGATCGTCAAGGTGAATGATGTCATGACTCCGGACACGTTGTTGGACGAGTCGTACATCAGCTTTGACCTCACCCTTCAGACCATCAGTGGCAAGGCAAGTTGCAACCTCTTCAATGCCAGCTTCGAAAAGGACGAGAAGGAAGCAGATAAGTTCAGCTTCGCGCCTATCGCCACGACCATGATGGCTTGTCCTCACCTCGACTTCGAACGCCAAATCTTGGATGCCCTCCAGTCATCTGTGCAGGTCGCTCGTGATGGCGAAGGCTTCGTGCTCCTTGACGAGAACGGCAACAAGAGCATCTTTCTGAAAGCGATGAAGGCAACTTCCGCAGACCGGCAATAA
- the lipA gene encoding lipoyl synthase has product MMIKPSVAKANKPLRKPDWLKISIRSTDNYSHTSETLSSGGLHTICASGRCPNMHECWSRGTATFMICGNDCTRACRFCATNSCAKPAPVDPLEPRRLAASVAQMKLKYAVITSVDRDDMDDYGAGHWAACVGAVKDRCPETTVEVLIPDFQGDLDCLQKVLDVKPDVVGHNLETVRRLTPTVRHRATYDTSLKVLRAISDRGFVAKTGIMVGLGETPEEVEELMRDCVANGVSTLTIGQYLRPSKRNIEVVEYVHPDQFAEYKRIGEALGLTHVESGPLVRSSYHADSQFVKAKEQKSLRDLGKAK; this is encoded by the coding sequence ATGATGATCAAGCCTTCAGTAGCCAAAGCCAACAAGCCTCTTCGGAAGCCCGATTGGCTCAAGATAAGCATCCGTAGCACGGACAACTATTCACACACTTCGGAGACACTCTCCTCAGGAGGTCTGCACACGATATGTGCCAGCGGAAGGTGTCCCAACATGCACGAGTGTTGGAGTCGTGGCACGGCGACATTCATGATCTGTGGCAACGACTGCACCAGAGCTTGTCGCTTCTGCGCCACCAACTCCTGCGCCAAGCCTGCACCTGTCGACCCGCTCGAACCTCGTCGTCTCGCCGCCAGTGTCGCTCAGATGAAGCTCAAGTATGCCGTCATCACTTCTGTCGACAGGGACGATATGGACGATTATGGCGCAGGACATTGGGCGGCTTGTGTGGGGGCGGTCAAGGATCGATGCCCCGAGACAACCGTCGAAGTGCTCATCCCTGACTTCCAAGGGGATCTCGACTGCCTTCAGAAGGTGCTCGATGTCAAGCCTGATGTCGTCGGTCACAATCTTGAGACCGTACGCAGGCTCACCCCTACGGTACGCCACCGTGCGACCTACGACACGAGCCTCAAGGTCTTGCGTGCCATCTCTGACAGAGGGTTTGTCGCCAAGACCGGCATTATGGTAGGCCTTGGTGAGACGCCCGAAGAGGTCGAAGAACTCATGCGTGACTGTGTCGCCAACGGGGTCTCCACCCTCACCATCGGTCAGTACCTGCGCCCGTCGAAGCGCAATATAGAGGTCGTCGAGTATGTGCACCCTGACCAATTTGCCGAATATAAGCGCATCGGCGAAGCCCTCGGGCTTACCCACGTCGAGAGCGGACCTCTCGTACGCTCATCGTACCACGCTGACAGCCAATTTGTCAAGGCTAAAGAGCAGAAGAGTCTGCGTGACTTGGGTAAGGCGAAGTGA
- a CDS encoding sulfite exporter TauE/SafE family protein yields MCRPPTDPIMYIAGYLASILIGLSLGLVGGGGSILTVPVLVYLFGIDPVLGTAYSLFIVGVTGIIGSISYSRHSLVDVRTAVIFGLPSIVAVFLTRAYLVPAIPQEVLRLGDFVIDKSMLLMLLFAILMLVASVSMIRPSTQSHKPPQSAPTHRKYPYALILIEGLVVGSLTGLVGAGGGFLIIPALVVLGRLPMKQAIGTSLVIISAKSLLGFLGEEGLTSLDWGFLLSVTAFATLGIFFGMKLSHRIDGARLKPAFGWFVFVMGIYIILKETLFA; encoded by the coding sequence TTGTGTCGTCCACCAACCGATCCCATCATGTACATCGCAGGTTATTTAGCTTCTATCCTAATAGGTCTTTCGCTCGGACTCGTCGGAGGCGGAGGTAGTATCCTCACCGTCCCCGTACTGGTCTATCTCTTCGGCATCGACCCTGTCTTGGGCACAGCGTACTCCCTCTTCATCGTAGGTGTCACGGGCATCATCGGGAGCATCTCTTACTCCCGTCACTCGCTTGTGGATGTGCGCACGGCGGTCATATTCGGACTGCCGTCGATCGTCGCTGTCTTCCTCACAAGGGCTTACCTCGTCCCTGCCATACCCCAAGAGGTGTTGAGGCTGGGAGACTTCGTCATCGATAAGAGCATGTTGCTCATGCTCCTCTTTGCGATACTCATGCTCGTGGCTTCCGTCAGCATGATCCGCCCGAGCACCCAAAGCCACAAGCCCCCACAATCAGCCCCAACGCACCGCAAGTATCCCTACGCCTTGATCCTCATAGAGGGTCTCGTGGTGGGATCGCTCACGGGCCTTGTCGGTGCAGGTGGGGGCTTCCTCATCATCCCTGCCCTCGTCGTCCTCGGGCGACTACCGATGAAACAAGCCATCGGCACCTCCCTTGTCATCATCTCTGCGAAGTCCCTGCTGGGCTTCTTGGGGGAGGAGGGATTGACGAGTCTGGACTGGGGATTTCTACTCTCCGTGACGGCATTTGCCACTCTCGGCATCTTCTTCGGCATGAAGCTCTCTCACCGTATTGACGGAGCAAGGCTGAAGCCTGCCTTCGGGTGGTTCGTCTTCGTCATGGGTATATATATCATCCTGAAAGAGACTTTGTTTGCCTGA
- a CDS encoding rhodanese-like domain-containing protein, which produces MFKLIKSLFSRPDDQTLIEAIKDGAFLVDVRSAGEFASGSVPGAVNIPLDQIEKKLDKFKGKKSIIVFCLSGGRSSQAHVILQRNGFDNVLNGGTWNHVASLKKSI; this is translated from the coding sequence ATGTTCAAACTCATCAAAAGTCTCTTCTCTCGTCCGGATGATCAGACCCTCATAGAGGCCATCAAGGACGGTGCATTCTTGGTCGATGTCCGCTCTGCCGGTGAATTTGCTTCGGGCAGTGTCCCCGGAGCTGTCAATATCCCCCTCGATCAGATCGAAAAGAAACTCGACAAGTTCAAAGGCAAAAAGTCGATCATCGTCTTCTGCCTCAGCGGTGGCCGCAGCTCTCAAGCCCACGTCATCCTCCAACGCAACGGCTTCGACAACGTCCTCAACGGCGGCACGTGGAACCACGTCGCTTCCCTCAAGAAAAGCATCTGA